In a genomic window of Pieris brassicae chromosome 7, ilPieBrab1.1, whole genome shotgun sequence:
- the LOC123711586 gene encoding chaoptin isoform X3 — protein sequence MGLMSIIKLGYTMLIVAFLLMIWASLSGALELHVDTGHPPCLFQALCTCSKPAGDLGIVTCNYVPILKVPAAVNNSKVFTLQLTGNRIRDLEPQFFQATGLYRLAINENPLEAIHEEAFYGLDNTLWELELKQDRLAAVPSRALRYLQKLRLLDLSGNEITDISGDNWRGLENTLHTLILSDNSIASIPLDAFSGLPMLDTLDLRGNHLSVIDSGVFRDGMHRLNKLLLGNNQLTLIPYEELSPLRQLRYLDLSNNLIKQVPPAHELNGITLSLDTLRLDNNIIRILLPGSFKYFNVLNTTSLDGNPIYTIREDAFRNAKIRSLSLRDCGVTELSPASFAGLENTLQNLDLSENNLTMISKFMLNKLDSLRFLNLRENKVDTNLLSTGNPSDFSVTSVNNFQYKLFYLDISGSSPIEMSLQDIRRMRSLRYLAVSKLIRRSISSEDFLEYGLELEDLKIFGSTITKIEASAFQHVRTIKTLDLSENEIDFIDPFAFAELHSLTTLKIANGLADSVKILPFEPLKALNELQHLDLSNNKLKNVPDTSFHFLYNVRTLNLQDNLIEHFSKGTLQGDIHRQLQGIYLSFNKMTKIVQHTFVDLRELQEIQIEDNLIDTIERRAFMSVDNLKVIRLQGNRLRDISEEAFQNLPALKELDISFNRLEMFKFSIFDQVGSATALKVNASFNQIVSLTDSNAPSFFSSNFYPPPKAQSLISVDDQENTDKGKLPHGQAVTASPYRLFCLGTVSVNIRVLDFSHNNISYIAPYYFRHADLTLSELHLSHNQIRNITREVFGSMLMLQYLDLSHNQIFHMEYDCFKKVKNLQILNLSHNHLIELPVEVFHDMQMLTSVDLSHNRIRNLADNLILSANLERLDLSNNDLSRMPTNALSPGAAANLVELDLSSNTVPAVAIPDLVQRFRNSEAGEFWPEENDYNDDYMYHTARRDQSRVFHHKKQYPQNIFYKSLAWLDLSNNHLVRIESGAFGALPKLRWLDLSNNLPFNGDRSGNIFKGLERRLSYLGLKNVSLQVIPSLPLPKLKTLDLSYNNLHSIPTDTTANLTRLRALDLSYNDLTKVPVATHSLSDLRWLSLSGNPITALMNTSLYGLSPRLEYLDVTRLRLSILEYGVFSKMYGLRTLKISVNGNVRDFSIPKMTSQNAALENLFLSVENSQIDLGNEMKGELPCKLDNITLTGRELKFISQNLLNGACSREMRLTIFNTSIEDISSEVFWRHGRIKNLSLDLRNNQLKRLPNPARKEWPGVPNDLFLDDILVASNPLVCDCGIGWIQAWDRKRRQYICDNPSSCDALDDVRLATCPSYQNRTLSDVISKELDCSWSKGYSIVSNIMTVLGLVVAFFVI from the exons ATG GGTTTAATGTCAATCATCAAGTTAGGCTATACGATGCTAATAGTCGCATTCCTGTTAATGATATGGGCGTCACTATCAGGAGCTTTAGAA TTACACGTAGATACGGGACACCCACCATGCTTATTCCAAGCCCTTTGCACCTGCTCCAAGCCTGCTGGGGACCTGGGAATTGTGACCTGTAATTACGTACCGATCCTGAAAGTCCCGGCCGCAGTGAACAACTCCAAGGTCTTCACACTGCAGCTCACTGGGAATAGGATCAGGGATCTGGAACCCCAGTTTTTTCAAGCAACAG gGCTTTATCGATTGGCGATAAATGAAAATCCACTAGAGGCGATTCACGAAGAAGCTTTTTATGGTCTGGACAACACATTATGGGAACTGGAACTGAAGCAGGACAGATTGGCGGCAGTGCCGAGCCGAGCGCTGAGGTATCTGCAGAAGCTTCGCTTGCTGGACCTCTCGG GCAATGAAATCACCGATATCTCTGGAGATAACTGGCGTGGCTTGGAGAACACACTGCACACGTTGATATTATCTGACAATTCCATCGCGAGTATACCACTTGACGCGTTTTCTGGTCTACCAATGCTGGACACCCTGGACTTGAGGGGAAACCATCTATCTGTTATTGATAGTGGTGTCTTCCGTGATGGAATGCATCGATTGAATAAG ctCCTTCTAGGCAACAACCAACTGACTCTGATTCCGTACGAGGAACTGTCACCGCTGCGTCAACTTCGATACTTGGATCTTTCTAACAACTTGATAAAGCAAGTTCCGCCCGCCCATGAGCTGAACGGCATTACTTTATCTCTTGATACTTTGAg aCTGGACAATAACATCATCAGAATACTTCTGCCTGGTTCTTTCAAATACTTTAACGTTTTGAATACGACGTCTCTGGATGGGAATccaatatatactataaga GAAGACGCATTCCGCAATGCTAAAATTCGTTCTCTCTCGTTACGGGACTGTGGGGTGACGGAATTATCACCTGCGTCATTCGCTGGTTTGGAAAACACACTGCAAAACCTGGACTTATCTGAAAACAACCTCACAATGATATCAAAATTCATGTTGAACAAATTGGACTCACTGAGATTCCTCAATCTGAGAGAGAATAAG GTGGACACCAACCTCCTATCAACCGGCAACCCCTCAGACTTCTCAGTGACATCAGTGAATAACTTCCAATACAAACTATTCTATTTGGACATAAGTGGATCGTCGCCAATCGAAATGAGCCTGCAGGATATACGAAG AATGCGCTCTCTCCGATACCTAGCAGTGAGTAAGCTAATCCGCCGCAGCATCAGTTCAGAGGACTTCCTCGAATATGGTTTAGAGCTGGAAGACCTTAAAATATTCGGAAGTACCATCACGAAAATCGAAGCAAGTGCTTTCCAGCACGTGAGGACGATCAAAACCCTGGACTTATCTGAAAACGAAATCGACTTTATCGACCCATTTGCTTTTGCAGAG CTACACAGCCTAACAACCTTGAAAATAGCAAACGGATTAGCAGATTCCGTAAAAATTCTACCTTTTGAGCCGCTTAAAGCGTTAAACGAGTTGCAGCATTTGGACTTGAGTAATAACAAACTGAAAAATGTTCCCGACACATCCtttcattttctttacaaCGTGAGGACACTGAATCTTCAAGACAATCTTATCGAACACTTTTCTAAGGGAACTTTGCAG GGTGACATCCACCGACAATTACAAGGTATATACCTATCGTTTAACAAAATGACGAAAATCGTTCAGCACACTTTCGTGGATCTTAGAGAACTTCAGGAGATACAAATCGAAGACAACTTGATAGATACCATTGAAAGACGAGCATTTATGAGCGTCGATAACTTGAAGGTGATCAGGCTCCAGGGTAACAGGCTTAGAGATATAAGCGAAGAAGCCTTCCAAAATCTACCAGCTTTGAAAGA GTTAGATATATCATTCAACCGTCTAGAAATGTTTAAGTTCTCGATATTCGATCAAGTCGGTTCTGCAACTGCCCTTAAAGTCAACGCATCCTTCAACCAAATAGTGTCGCTGACTGATTCCAATGCACCAAGCTTCTTTTCATCCAACTTCTATCCACCACCTAAAGCGCAAA GCTTAATATCAGTGGATGATCAAG AAAATACAGATAAGGGTAAATTACCGCACGGCCAAGCTGTAACAGCGTCGCCGTATCGTTTGTTTT GTCTCGGAACAGTATCAGTTAATATAAGAGTATTGGACTTCTCACACAACAATATCTCTTACATTGCCCCTTATTACTTTAG GCATGCTGACCTAACGTTATCTGAATTGCATCTGTCACATaaccaaataagaaatattacaaGAGAAGTGTTTGGATCTATGCTAATGTTACAGTACCTTGATTTGTCTCATAACCAAATTTTCCATATGGAATacgattgttttaaaaaagtcaAGAATTTGCAG ATTTTGAATCTATCACATAACCATTTGATTGAACTTCCGGTTGAAGTGTTCCACGATATGCAAATGTTGACCTCAGTTGATCTTTCCCATAATCGAATTCGGAATCTGGCTGACAATCTCATTTTGTCGGCGAATTTAGAACG GTTGGACTTATCAAACAATGACTTATCAAGGATGCCAACGAACGCATTATCACCAGGTGCCGCTGCAAATCTTGTGGAACTAGATCTTAGCAGCAACACGGTACCTGCTGTAGCCATTCCCGACTTGGTCCAAAGATTTAGG AACTCCGAGGCCGGCGAGTTTTGGCCCGAGGAAAACGACTACAACGATGATTACATGTACCACACCGCTAGGCGCGACCAATCCAGAGTCTTCCACCATAAAAAGCAATATCCGCAGAACATATTCTACAAG TCTTTGGCATGGTTAGATCTATCCAATAATCATTTGGTAAGAATTGAGAGTGGGGCGTTCGGCGCGTTGCCAAAACTTCGTTGGTTGGATTTGAGCAACAACTTGCCGTTTAACGGTGACCGGAGTGGAAACATTTTCAAAGGACTAGAGAGGAGATTGTCATATTTGGGACTAAAGAATGTCAGCTTGCAAGTT ATACCATCACTTCCACTTCCGAAGTTGAAAACTCTGGACCTATCGTACAATAATCTGCACTCAATTCCAACAGACACGACTGCCAATTTGACGCGTCTAAGAGCACTGGACTTATCATACAACGACCTAACTAAAGTGCCCGTG GCTACTCATTCGCTAAGCGATCTTCGCTGGTTATCATTATCGGGGAATCCAATAACAGCCCTCATGAACACCAGTCTATATGGACTATCACCACGACTGGAATACCTTGATGTCACCAGACTTCGTCTAAGTATTTTAGAG tATGGCGTCTTTAGCAAAATGTATGGATTGCGAACTCTAAAGATTTCTGTGAACGGCAACGTAAGGGACTTCAGTATCCCTAAAATGACCTCACAGAACGCCGCGTTAGAAAATTTGTTCTTGTCCGTTGAAAACTCACAAATCGATTTAGGCAACGAGATGAAAGGCGAGCTGCCATGCAAATTGGATAACATTACGCTAACTGGCCGAGAGTTGAAGTTCATCTCACAGAACCTTCTTAAT ggCGCATGCTCCAGAGAGATGAGGCTTACAATTTTCAACACCAGCATTGAGGATATATCGTCTGAAGTATTCTGGAGGCATGGTCGTATCAAGAACTTGTCTTTGGACCTACGGAACAATCAGCTAAAGAGATTACCAAACCCAGCTCGGAAGGAGTGGCCTGGAGTACCTAACGACCTCTTTCTCGATGACATCCTCGTGGCCAGCAATCCCCTTGTATGTGATTGcggaatagg ctGGATACAAGCTTGGGATCGCAAAAGACGCCAGTATATTTGTGACAATCCATCTAGTTGCGACGCATTGGACGACGTAAGACTCGCTACTTGTCCGTCTTATCAGAACAGAACATTGAGTGAT GTGATTTCAAAAGAGCTGGACTGCAGCTGGAGCAAGGGGTACAGCATTGTGTCAAACATCATGACTGTTCTCGGTCTGGTCGTCGCCTTCTTTGTCATTTGA
- the LOC123711586 gene encoding chaoptin isoform X1: MGLMSIIKLGYTMLIVAFLLMIWASLSGALELHVDTGHPPCLFQALCTCSKPAGDLGIVTCNYVPILKVPAAVNNSKVFTLQLTGNRIRDLEPQFFQATGLYRLAINENPLEAIHEEAFYGLDNTLWELELKQDRLAAVPSRALRYLQKLRLLDLSGNEITDISGDNWRGLENTLHTLILSDNSIASIPLDAFSGLPMLDTLDLRGNHLSVIDSGVFRDGMHRLNKLLLGNNQLTLIPYEELSPLRQLRYLDLSNNLIKQVPPAHELNGITLSLDTLRLDNNIIRILLPGSFKYFNVLNTTSLDGNPIYTIREDAFRNAKIRSLSLRDCGVTELSPASFAGLENTLQNLDLSENNLTMISKFMLNKLDSLRFLNLRENKVDTNLLSTGNPSDFSVTSVNNFQYKLFYLDISGSSPIEMSLQDIRRMRSLRYLAVSKLIRRSISSEDFLEYGLELEDLKIFGSTITKIEASAFQHVRTIKTLDLSENEIDFIDPFAFAELHSLTTLKIANGLADSVKILPFEPLKALNELQHLDLSNNKLKNVPDTSFHFLYNVRTLNLQDNLIEHFSKGTLQGDIHRQLQGIYLSFNKMTKIVQHTFVDLRELQEIQIEDNLIDTIERRAFMSVDNLKVIRLQGNRLRDISEEAFQNLPALKELDISFNRLEMFKFSIFDQVGSATALKVNASFNQIVSLTDSNAPSFFSSNFYPPPKAQSLISVDDQENTDKGKLPHGQAVTASPYRLFCLGTVSVNIRVLDFSHNNISYIAPYYFRHADLTLSELHLSHNQIRNITREVFGSMLMLQYLDLSHNQIFHMEYDCFKKVKNLQMDICGLGLGLIINGYLRILNLSHNHLIELPVEVFHDMQMLTSVDLSHNRIRNLADNLILSANLERLDLSNNDLSRMPTNALSPGAAANLVELDLSSNTVPAVAIPDLVQRFRNSEAGEFWPEENDYNDDYMYHTARRDQSRVFHHKKQYPQNIFYKSLAWLDLSNNHLVRIESGAFGALPKLRWLDLSNNLPFNGDRSGNIFKGLERRLSYLGLKNVSLQVIPSLPLPKLKTLDLSYNNLHSIPTDTTANLTRLRALDLSYNDLTKVPVATHSLSDLRWLSLSGNPITALMNTSLYGLSPRLEYLDVTRLRLSILEYGVFSKMYGLRTLKISVNGNVRDFSIPKMTSQNAALENLFLSVENSQIDLGNEMKGELPCKLDNITLTGRELKFISQNLLNGACSREMRLTIFNTSIEDISSEVFWRHGRIKNLSLDLRNNQLKRLPNPARKEWPGVPNDLFLDDILVASNPLVCDCGIGWIQAWDRKRRQYICDNPSSCDALDDVRLATCPSYQNRTLSDVISKELDCSWSKGYSIVSNIMTVLGLVVAFFVI, translated from the exons ATG GGTTTAATGTCAATCATCAAGTTAGGCTATACGATGCTAATAGTCGCATTCCTGTTAATGATATGGGCGTCACTATCAGGAGCTTTAGAA TTACACGTAGATACGGGACACCCACCATGCTTATTCCAAGCCCTTTGCACCTGCTCCAAGCCTGCTGGGGACCTGGGAATTGTGACCTGTAATTACGTACCGATCCTGAAAGTCCCGGCCGCAGTGAACAACTCCAAGGTCTTCACACTGCAGCTCACTGGGAATAGGATCAGGGATCTGGAACCCCAGTTTTTTCAAGCAACAG gGCTTTATCGATTGGCGATAAATGAAAATCCACTAGAGGCGATTCACGAAGAAGCTTTTTATGGTCTGGACAACACATTATGGGAACTGGAACTGAAGCAGGACAGATTGGCGGCAGTGCCGAGCCGAGCGCTGAGGTATCTGCAGAAGCTTCGCTTGCTGGACCTCTCGG GCAATGAAATCACCGATATCTCTGGAGATAACTGGCGTGGCTTGGAGAACACACTGCACACGTTGATATTATCTGACAATTCCATCGCGAGTATACCACTTGACGCGTTTTCTGGTCTACCAATGCTGGACACCCTGGACTTGAGGGGAAACCATCTATCTGTTATTGATAGTGGTGTCTTCCGTGATGGAATGCATCGATTGAATAAG ctCCTTCTAGGCAACAACCAACTGACTCTGATTCCGTACGAGGAACTGTCACCGCTGCGTCAACTTCGATACTTGGATCTTTCTAACAACTTGATAAAGCAAGTTCCGCCCGCCCATGAGCTGAACGGCATTACTTTATCTCTTGATACTTTGAg aCTGGACAATAACATCATCAGAATACTTCTGCCTGGTTCTTTCAAATACTTTAACGTTTTGAATACGACGTCTCTGGATGGGAATccaatatatactataaga GAAGACGCATTCCGCAATGCTAAAATTCGTTCTCTCTCGTTACGGGACTGTGGGGTGACGGAATTATCACCTGCGTCATTCGCTGGTTTGGAAAACACACTGCAAAACCTGGACTTATCTGAAAACAACCTCACAATGATATCAAAATTCATGTTGAACAAATTGGACTCACTGAGATTCCTCAATCTGAGAGAGAATAAG GTGGACACCAACCTCCTATCAACCGGCAACCCCTCAGACTTCTCAGTGACATCAGTGAATAACTTCCAATACAAACTATTCTATTTGGACATAAGTGGATCGTCGCCAATCGAAATGAGCCTGCAGGATATACGAAG AATGCGCTCTCTCCGATACCTAGCAGTGAGTAAGCTAATCCGCCGCAGCATCAGTTCAGAGGACTTCCTCGAATATGGTTTAGAGCTGGAAGACCTTAAAATATTCGGAAGTACCATCACGAAAATCGAAGCAAGTGCTTTCCAGCACGTGAGGACGATCAAAACCCTGGACTTATCTGAAAACGAAATCGACTTTATCGACCCATTTGCTTTTGCAGAG CTACACAGCCTAACAACCTTGAAAATAGCAAACGGATTAGCAGATTCCGTAAAAATTCTACCTTTTGAGCCGCTTAAAGCGTTAAACGAGTTGCAGCATTTGGACTTGAGTAATAACAAACTGAAAAATGTTCCCGACACATCCtttcattttctttacaaCGTGAGGACACTGAATCTTCAAGACAATCTTATCGAACACTTTTCTAAGGGAACTTTGCAG GGTGACATCCACCGACAATTACAAGGTATATACCTATCGTTTAACAAAATGACGAAAATCGTTCAGCACACTTTCGTGGATCTTAGAGAACTTCAGGAGATACAAATCGAAGACAACTTGATAGATACCATTGAAAGACGAGCATTTATGAGCGTCGATAACTTGAAGGTGATCAGGCTCCAGGGTAACAGGCTTAGAGATATAAGCGAAGAAGCCTTCCAAAATCTACCAGCTTTGAAAGA GTTAGATATATCATTCAACCGTCTAGAAATGTTTAAGTTCTCGATATTCGATCAAGTCGGTTCTGCAACTGCCCTTAAAGTCAACGCATCCTTCAACCAAATAGTGTCGCTGACTGATTCCAATGCACCAAGCTTCTTTTCATCCAACTTCTATCCACCACCTAAAGCGCAAA GCTTAATATCAGTGGATGATCAAG AAAATACAGATAAGGGTAAATTACCGCACGGCCAAGCTGTAACAGCGTCGCCGTATCGTTTGTTTT GTCTCGGAACAGTATCAGTTAATATAAGAGTATTGGACTTCTCACACAACAATATCTCTTACATTGCCCCTTATTACTTTAG GCATGCTGACCTAACGTTATCTGAATTGCATCTGTCACATaaccaaataagaaatattacaaGAGAAGTGTTTGGATCTATGCTAATGTTACAGTACCTTGATTTGTCTCATAACCAAATTTTCCATATGGAATacgattgttttaaaaaagtcaAGAATTTGCAG ATGGACATATGTGGACTCGGGCTTGGTTTAATCATTAATGGTTATTTACGA ATTTTGAATCTATCACATAACCATTTGATTGAACTTCCGGTTGAAGTGTTCCACGATATGCAAATGTTGACCTCAGTTGATCTTTCCCATAATCGAATTCGGAATCTGGCTGACAATCTCATTTTGTCGGCGAATTTAGAACG GTTGGACTTATCAAACAATGACTTATCAAGGATGCCAACGAACGCATTATCACCAGGTGCCGCTGCAAATCTTGTGGAACTAGATCTTAGCAGCAACACGGTACCTGCTGTAGCCATTCCCGACTTGGTCCAAAGATTTAGG AACTCCGAGGCCGGCGAGTTTTGGCCCGAGGAAAACGACTACAACGATGATTACATGTACCACACCGCTAGGCGCGACCAATCCAGAGTCTTCCACCATAAAAAGCAATATCCGCAGAACATATTCTACAAG TCTTTGGCATGGTTAGATCTATCCAATAATCATTTGGTAAGAATTGAGAGTGGGGCGTTCGGCGCGTTGCCAAAACTTCGTTGGTTGGATTTGAGCAACAACTTGCCGTTTAACGGTGACCGGAGTGGAAACATTTTCAAAGGACTAGAGAGGAGATTGTCATATTTGGGACTAAAGAATGTCAGCTTGCAAGTT ATACCATCACTTCCACTTCCGAAGTTGAAAACTCTGGACCTATCGTACAATAATCTGCACTCAATTCCAACAGACACGACTGCCAATTTGACGCGTCTAAGAGCACTGGACTTATCATACAACGACCTAACTAAAGTGCCCGTG GCTACTCATTCGCTAAGCGATCTTCGCTGGTTATCATTATCGGGGAATCCAATAACAGCCCTCATGAACACCAGTCTATATGGACTATCACCACGACTGGAATACCTTGATGTCACCAGACTTCGTCTAAGTATTTTAGAG tATGGCGTCTTTAGCAAAATGTATGGATTGCGAACTCTAAAGATTTCTGTGAACGGCAACGTAAGGGACTTCAGTATCCCTAAAATGACCTCACAGAACGCCGCGTTAGAAAATTTGTTCTTGTCCGTTGAAAACTCACAAATCGATTTAGGCAACGAGATGAAAGGCGAGCTGCCATGCAAATTGGATAACATTACGCTAACTGGCCGAGAGTTGAAGTTCATCTCACAGAACCTTCTTAAT ggCGCATGCTCCAGAGAGATGAGGCTTACAATTTTCAACACCAGCATTGAGGATATATCGTCTGAAGTATTCTGGAGGCATGGTCGTATCAAGAACTTGTCTTTGGACCTACGGAACAATCAGCTAAAGAGATTACCAAACCCAGCTCGGAAGGAGTGGCCTGGAGTACCTAACGACCTCTTTCTCGATGACATCCTCGTGGCCAGCAATCCCCTTGTATGTGATTGcggaatagg ctGGATACAAGCTTGGGATCGCAAAAGACGCCAGTATATTTGTGACAATCCATCTAGTTGCGACGCATTGGACGACGTAAGACTCGCTACTTGTCCGTCTTATCAGAACAGAACATTGAGTGAT GTGATTTCAAAAGAGCTGGACTGCAGCTGGAGCAAGGGGTACAGCATTGTGTCAAACATCATGACTGTTCTCGGTCTGGTCGTCGCCTTCTTTGTCATTTGA